From a region of the Procambarus clarkii isolate CNS0578487 chromosome 2, FALCON_Pclarkii_2.0, whole genome shotgun sequence genome:
- the LOC138367332 gene encoding gastrula zinc finger protein XlCGF57.1-like — translation MLVHSGEKPHKCPECGKRFSQLGSMKRHMLVHSGEKPHKCPECGMRLRHLGHMKTHMLVHSGEKPHKCPECGKRFRQLGHMKTHMMMHIDERPFECSRRFKDRGSIIRHMLVHTEERPFECDECGRRFKDRGSIIRHMLVHTEERPFECDKCGRLFKSRKGIKAHVLVHLNDKPS, via the coding sequence atgttagtgcattcgggtgaaaaacctcataagtgtccagagtgtgggaagaggttcagtcagcttggaagtatgaagcgtcacatgttagtacattcgggtgaaaaacctcataagtgtccagagtgtgggatgaGGTTGAGACaccttggacatatgaagactcacatgttagtgcattcgggtgaaaaacctcataagtgtccagagtgtgggaagagattccgtcagcttggacatatgaagactcacatgatgaTGCACATTGATGAAAGACCTTTTGAGTGTAGCAGAAGGTTTAAAGATCGTGGATCTATAATACGTCACATGTTGGTACATACAGAAGAAAGGCCTTTTGAGTGTGAtgagtgtggcagaaggtttAAAGATCGTGGATCTATAATACGTCACATGTTGGTACATACAGAAGAAAGGCCTTTTGAGTGTGATAAATGTGGCAGATTATTTAAGTCACGTAAAGGTATAAAAGCACACGTGTTAGTGCATTTGAATGATAAACCTTCATGA